A window of Thunnus thynnus chromosome 17, fThuThy2.1, whole genome shotgun sequence contains these coding sequences:
- the slc25a17 gene encoding peroxisomal membrane protein PMP34, translating to MSSEVFSYESLVHAVSGAVGSVTAMTVFFPLDTARLRLQVDEKRKAKSTPAVLAEIVKEEGLLAPYRGWFPVICSLCCSNFVYFYCFHSLKARWLKGHQSAPSTDLIIGIAAGVINVLVTTPLWVVNTRLKLQGSKFRNADIHSTNYSGILDAFAQIIRDEGVGALWNGTFPSLLLVLNPAIQFMIYEGLKRQLRRGIPRELSSLEVFMIGAVSKAVATTITYPLQTIQSILRFGQFNESTERSKLLSSLRTIKCLLVNRVRKYGMLGLFKGLEAKLLQTVLTAALMFLLYEKIASCTFRVMGLNNSHYKNR from the exons ATGAGCTCCGAGGTTTTCTCATATGAGAGTTTGGTTCACGCTGTATCAGGAGCTGTG GGAAGTGTGACAGCCATGACAGTATTCTTCCCTCTGGACACTGCCAGACTCAGGCTTCAAG TGGATGAGAAGAGGAAGGCCAAATCAACTCCAGCCGTTCTAGCAGAAATTGTCAAAGAGGAAGGACT ACTAGCTCCATACAGAGGTTGGTTCCCGGTCATCTGCAGCCTGTGCTGCTCCAACTTTGTCTACTTCTACTGCTTTCACAGCCTGAAGGCTAGGTGGCTGAAGGGACATCAGTCAGCACCGAGCACTGACTTAATCATAGGCATTGCTGCAG GTGTTATAAACGTACTTGTCACGACTCCTTTGTGGGTGGTCAACACCAGGCTGAAGCTTCAGGGCTCCAAGTTCCGCAATGCAGACATACACTCCACCAACTACTCTGGCATTTTGG ATGCATTTGCGCAGATCATCCGTGACGAGGGTGTGGGAGCACTGTGGAACGGCACTTTCCCTTCCCTACTGTTGGTGCTGAACCCTGCCATCCAGTTCATGATTTATGAAGGTCTGAAAAGGCAGCTGAGGAGAGGAATTCCCAGGGAG CTGTCATCTCTGGAGGTCTTCATGATCGGTGCTGTTTCCAAAGCTGTCGCCACCACCATCACATACCCTCTGCAGACTATACAGTCCATACTTAgg TTTGGTCAGTTCAACGAGTCAACGGAAAGGTCAAAACTACTGTCCAGTCTAAGGACAATCAAGTGTCTGCTGGTCAATAGAGTGAG GAAGTATGGTATGTTGGGTCTTTTTAAAGGCCTGGAGGCCAAGCTGCTGCAGACGGTGCTGACTGCTGCCCTCATGTTCCTTCTCTATGAGAAGATTGCCAGCTGCACCTTCAGAGTCATGGGACTGAACAACAGCCACTACAAGAATCGCTAG